From Coffea arabica cultivar ET-39 chromosome 2e, Coffea Arabica ET-39 HiFi, whole genome shotgun sequence, the proteins below share one genomic window:
- the LOC113733459 gene encoding CASP-like protein PIMP1 produces the protein MNTTPDMYISNKIEYWWSRQEERRRGWGSAAGFDKSKESGSGFAFTSICLLISLVLIIINTVTTVDDEGHEYQIRFNDFYAYRYLVASAVVGIAFTLTRSAFDIFKVSTGNRLGGAGFYLLDFYADKVTSYLLATGAAAGFGLSVDLNRALGNDSSSLTDFLNKGIVAASIFLVGFVFSAVSSVFSS, from the exons ATGAACACTACTCCTGATatgtatatatcaaataaaataGAGTACTGGTGGTCAAGGCAAGAGGAGAGGAGGAGGGGGTGGGGATCAGCAGCTGGTTTTGATAAGAGTAAGGAATCTGGGTCTGGATTTGCTTTTACG TCGATTTGCCTCCTCATCTCGCTAGTTCTCATCATCATCAACACTGTTACTACGGTTGATGATGAAGGCCATGAATACCAAATCAGGTTTAATGATTTTTATGCGTACCG TTACCTGGTGGCTTCTGCTGTTGTTGGAATTGCCTTCACTCTCACCCGATCTGCTTTCGATATCTTTAAAGTGAGCACTGGAAATCGACTTGGTGGTGCGGGCTTCTATTTGCTCGACTTTTATGCCGACAAG GTTACATCCTACTTGCTTGCCACGGGTGCTGCTGCAGGGTTTGGGCTCTCCGTTGATTTGAACCGGGCACTAGGAAATGACTCGTCGTCCCTCACAGATTTTCTTAATAAAGGAATTGTGGCAGCATCTATTTTCTTAGTGGGATTTGTGTTCTCAGCTGTATCATCAGTTTTTTCATCTTAA
- the LOC113730503 gene encoding heat shock 70 kDa protein 4-like has translation MAEKRKREVPQLAPAVGIDLGTTYSCVGVWQHGRVEIIANDQGNRTTPSYVAFTNTGRLIGDAAKNQVDTNPTNTVFGAKRLIGRKYIDPSVQSDMKHWPFKVIPGSGNKPIIVVTYKGEEKQFATEEISAMVLAKMKETAEAYLGSTVKDAVVTVPAYFNDSQRQATKDAGVIAGLNVLRIINEPTAASIAYGLDTKSESTGEKNVFIFDLGGGTFDVSILTIEEGIFEVKATAGDTHLGGEDFDNTMVNHFVQEFRRKNNMDISGNPRALWRLKTACERAKRILSFSTKTEIEIDSLFQGIDFYSTISRAKFEELNKDFFTKCMELVQKCLNDAKMDKSSINDVVLVGGSTRIPKVQQLLQDFFPGKDLCKSINPDEAVAYGAAVQAAVLAGGGHEKLQDFVLVDITPLSLSIEVVGEIVAVVVPRNTTIPTKLEKVFETSKDNQTVVRFAVFEGESASSKDNNLLGSFNLSGIPPAPKGAEKFDVCFDIDANGILNVSAVHKTTGQKNHIIITNDRGRLSKEEIEKMVLEAEKFKFEDEEHKKKVKARNALEIFAYRMRKTIKLENITAKLPLADRKKIENAIDQAIQWLDSQPHAEAVEFEEKMEELERICKPIPKMYKGAGRPDMACAMDNNTPSARSGSGRAPPKIETID, from the exons ATGGCTGAAAAACGAAAACGCGAAGTCCCTCAGCTGGCACCGGCAGTCGGAATCGATTTAGGGACGACGTACTCATGCGTGGGCGTTTGGCAACACGGTCGCGTTGAAATCATAGCGAATGATCAGGGTAACAGGACGACGCCGTCTTATGTTGCTTTCACCAATACCGGGCGTCTCATAGGAGATGCCGCTAAGAACCAGGTTGACACGAACCCCACCAATACCGTTTTCG GTGCGAAGAGGTTAATCGGCAGGAAGTACATTGATCCATCTGTACAGAGTGACATGAAGCACTGGCCTTTCAAGGTCATTCCTGGTTCTGGCAACAAACCTATAATTGTAGTGACCTACAAGGGTGAGGAAAAGCAATTCGCAACTGAGGAGATTTCTGCTATGGTCCTCGCTAAGATGAAAGAGACTGCGGAGGCCTACCTCGGGTCAACCGTCAAGGATGCTGTTGTCACGGTCCCTGCCTATTTTAATGATTCGCAGCGTCAGGCAACCAAGGATGCTGGGGTCATTGCTGGCCTCAATGTGTTGCGTATCATTAATGAACCAACAGCTGCTTCCATTGCTTATGGTCTTGATACTAAGTCTGAAAGCACTGGCGAAAAGAACGTCTTTATTTTTGATCTCGGAGGTGGCACTTTTGATGTCTCTATTCTCACCATTGAAGAGGGCATTTTTGAAGTGAAAGCTACTGCTGGAGATACTCATCTTGGAGGAGAGGACTTCGATAACACAATGGTGAACCACTTCGTCCAAGAGTTTAGGAGAAAGAATAATATGGATATTAGTGGAAATCCTAGAGCTCTCTGGAGATTGAAGACAGCTTGTGAGAGGGCAAAGAGGATCCTTTCCTTCAGTACTAAGACAGAAATCGAGATTGATTCCTTGTTTCAAGGTATTGACTTTTACTCGACTATTAGTCGGGCCAAATTTGAGGAGCTGAACAAGGATTTCTTTACAAAATGCATGGAGCTAGTTCAAAAGTGTTTGAACGATGCCAAGATGGATAAGAGCAGCATCAATGATGTTGTCCTTGTGGGTGGCTCAACCAGGATTCCCAAGGTTCAGCAATTGTTACAAGATTTCTTCCCTGGAAAAGATCTGTGCAAAAGCATTAACCCAGATGAAGCCGTTGCCTATGGTGCAGCTGTCCAAGCAGCAGTCCTGGCTGGCGGGGGACATGAGAAGCTTCAGGACTTTGTACTGGTGGACATTACCCCGTTATCCCTGAGTATAGAAGTTGTTGGAGAAATTGTGGCGGTTGTTGTCCCTAGGAACACCACTATTCCTACCAAATTGGAGAAagtatttgaaacatcaaaagacaACCAAACTGTTGTTCGTTTTGCAGTTTTCGAGGGTGAGAGTGCAAGTTCAAAGGACAACAACTTGCTGGGCTCATTTAATCTCTCAGGAATTCCTCCAGCCCCTAAGGGAGCTGAAAAGTTCGATGTTTGCTTTGACATTGATGCCAATGGCATATTAAATGTCTCTGCTGTGCATAAAACTACCGGCCAGAAGAATCATATTATTATCACCAATGACAGGGGAAGAttgtcaaaagaagaaattgagaaAATGGTCCTGGAAGCCGAGAAGTTCAAGTTTGAGGATGAGGAGCACAAAAAGAAGGTTAAGGCAAGGAATGCACTGGAGATCTTTGCCTACAGAATGAGAAAAACTATCAAGCTTGAGAACATAACCGCTAAGCTGCCTCTGGCTGACAGAAAGAAGATTGAGAATGCAATTGACCAGGCCATTCAATGGTTGGATAGTCAGCCGCACGCTGAGGCAGTTGAATTTGAGGAGAAGATGGAGGAGCTTGAGCGTATCTGCAAACCTATTCCCAAGATGTACAAGGGTGCTGGTAGACCTGACATGGCTTGTGCTATGGACAATAACACTCCTTCAGCTAGGTCTGGTTCTGGTCGTGCTCCTCCAAAAATTGAGACAATTGATTGA
- the LOC113730504 gene encoding heat shock cognate 70 kDa protein isoform X2, which yields MKHWPFKVIPGLGNKPMIVVTYKGEEKLLATEEISAMVLAKMKETAEAYLGSTVKDAVVTVPAYFNDSQRQATKDAGVIAGLNVLRIINEPTAASIAYGLDTKSESTGEKNVFIFDLGGGTFDVSILTIEEGIFEVKATAGDTHLGGEDFDNTMVNHFVQEFRRKNNMDISGNPRALWRLKTACERAKRILSFSTKTEIEIDSLFQGIDFYSTISRAKFEELNKDFFTKCMELVQKCLNDAKMDKSSINDVVLVGGSTRIPKVQQLLQDFFPGKDLCKSINPDEAVAYGAAVQAAVLAGGSQEKFQDFVLVDITPLSLSIELVGEIASVVVPKNTSIPTKLGKVFVTSKDNQTVVRFTVFEGESASTKDNNLLGSFNLSGIPPAPKGVEMFDVYFDIDANGILNVSAVHKTTGQKNHIIITNDRGRLSKEEIEKMVLVAEKYKFEEEMYKKKVEARNTLEIFAYRMKKTIMNEKITAKLPPADKKKIENAIELAIQWLDSHQLVEVDEFEDKMEELKRICKPIILKSYKGAGVINDDALPLGRSGSSRAAPKIEIVD from the coding sequence ATGAAGCATTGGCCTTTTAAGGTCATTCCAGGTCTTGGAAACAAACCTATGATCGTAGTGACCTACAAGGGTGAGGAAAAGCTATTGGCAACTGAGGAGATTTCTGCTATGGTCCTTGCGAAGATGAAAGAGACTGCTGAGGCCTACCTCGGGTCAACCGTCAAGGATGCTGTTGTCACGGTCCCTGCCTATTTTAATGATTCGCAGCGTCAGGCAACCAAGGATGCTGGGGTCATTGCTGGCCTCAATGTGTTGCGTATCATTAATGAACCAACAGCTGCTTCCATTGCTTATGGTCTTGATACCAAGTCTGAAAGCACTGGCGAAAAGAACGTCTTTATTTTTGATCTCGGAGGTGGCACTTTTGATGTCTCTATTCTCACCATTGAAGAGGGCATTTTTGAAGTGAAAGCTACTGCTGGGGATACTCATCTTGGAGGAGAGGACTTCGATAATACAATGGTGAACCACTTCGTCCAAGAGTTTAGGAGAAAGAATAATATGGATATTAGTGGAAATCCTAGAGCTCTCTGGAGATTGAAGACAGCTTGTGAGAGGGCAAAGAGGATCCTTTCCTTCAGTACTAAGACAGAAATCGAGATTGATTCCTTGTTTCAAGGTATTGACTTTTACTCGACTATTAGTCGGGCCAAATTTGAGGAGCTGAACAAGGATTTCTTTACAAAATGCATGGAGCTAGTTCAAAAGTGTTTGAACGATGCCAAGATGGATAAAAGCAGCATCAATGATGTTGTCCTTGTGGGTGGTTCAACCAGGATTCCCAAGGTTCAGCAATTGTTACAAGATTTCTTCCCTGGAAAAGATCTCTGCAAAAGCATTAACCCAGATGAAGCCGTTGCCTATGGTGCAGCTGTCCAAGCAGCAGTCTTGGCTGGCGGGTCACAGGAGAAGTTTCAGGACTTTGTACTGGTGGACATTACCCCGTTATCCCTGAGTATAGAACTTGTTGGAGAAATTGCGAGTGTTGTTGTCCCTAAGAACACCTCCATTCCTACCAAATTGGGGAAAGTATTCGTGACATCAAAAGACAACCAAACTGTTGTTCGTTTTACGGTCTTCGAGGGTGAGAGTGCAAGTACAAAGGACAACAACTTGCTGGGCTCATTTAATCTCTCAGGAATTCCTCCAGCCCCTAAGGGAGTTGAAATGTTCGACGTTTACTTTGATATTGATGCCAATGGCATATTAAATGTCTCTGCTGTGCATAAAACTACCGGCCAGAAGAATCATATTATTATCACCAATGACAGGGGAAGAttgtcaaaagaagaaattgagaaAATGGTCCTGGTAGCTGAGAAGTACAAGTTTGAGGAGGAGATGTACAAAAAGAAGGTTGAGGCAAGGAATACCTTGGAGATCTTTGCCTACAGAATGAAAAAAACAATCATGAATGAAAAGATAACTGCTAAGCTGCCTCCAGCTGACAAAAAGAAGATTGAGAATGCAATTGAGCTGGCCATTCAATGGTTAGATAGTCACCAGCTTGTGGAGGTAGATGAATTTGAGGACAAGATGGAAGAGCTCAAGCGCATCTGCAAACCCATTATTCTCAAGAGTTACAAGGGTGCTGGCGTCATAAACGATGATGCTCTTCCTCTAGGCAGATCTGGTTCTAGTCGTGCTGCACCAAAAATTGAGATAGTTGATTGA
- the LOC113730508 gene encoding dof zinc finger protein DOF3.6-like isoform X2, translating to MVFSSVPVYLDPPNWPQQQNPQQVAGDGENSQFPPPLMPPPPPPGAGGTASIRPGSMAERARLSKLPQPEAALKCPRCESANTKFCYFNNYSLTQPRHFCKTCRRYWTRGGALRNVPVGGGCRRNKRSKGSRSKSPMTSDNQSSNSTSTSAVSANNSCSTDVMSHLPPPPPLSFFPPLHNLADFSNVDIGMSFGGIHPTVTTRAGAGSEIEFQIGNPLGAGPLNLSSRFADQWRLQQVQQLPFLGGLEHSAAAGVYHLEGEVIDQPLGYDGVTTDQLTSKTLEAHGGSVKLEENHQGLNLSRNFLSIPGNDQYWSTTANAWTDLSGSTSSASHFM from the exons ATGGTATTCTCTTCTGTTCCGGTTTATCTAGATCCTCCCAATTGGCCACAG CAACAAAATCCGCAGCAAGTAGCTGGTGATGGTGAAAATTCTCAATTTCCACCACCTCTTATGCCGCCCCCACCTCCGCCTGGAGCTGGGGGCACGGCATCTATCCGACCTGGCTCGATGGCCGAACGAGCCAGGCTATCAAAGTTACCACAGCCTGAGGCAGCCCTCAAGTGCCCCCGCTGCGAATCTGCAAACACAAAATTTTGCTACTTCAACAATTACAGCCTGACGCAGCCCCGTCATTTCTGCAAGACTTGTCGGCGATACTGGACAAGAGGAGGGGCACTAAGGAACGTCCCAGTTGGAGGAGGATGCCGAAGAAACAAAAGAAGCAAAGGAAGCAGATCAAAGTCCCCAATGACTAGCGACAATCAAAGTAGCAATTCCACCTCAACTAGTGCAGTTTCTGCTAATAATAGCTGCTCCACTGATGTAATGAGTCATTTGCCACCTCCACCTCCGCtatctttctttcctcctcTGCATAATCTTGCTGATTTTTCGAATGTGGATATCGGTATGAGCTTTGGTGGAATCCATCCAACAGTTACGACCAGGGCCGGTGCTGGAAGCGAAATTGAGTTCCAGATTGGTAATCCTTTGGGTGCTGGGCCACTTAATTTGTCATCTCGATTCGCAGACCAGTGGAGACTGCAACAAGTGCAGCAGTTACCATTTCTGGGTGGATTGGAACATTCAGCTGCTGCTGGAGTGTATCATCTTGAAGGTGAAGTTATTGATCAGCCATTAGGATATGATGGCGTGACAACGGATCAGCTGACATCTAAAACATTGGAAGCTCATGGGGGTTCAGTCAAGCTGGAAGAAAATCACCAAGGGCTGAACTTGTCGAGAAATTTCTTGAGCATTCCTGGGAATGATCAATATTGGAGTACCACTGCCAATGCATGGACAGATCTCTCTGGTTCTACTTCTTCAGCTAGCCATTTCATGTGA
- the LOC113730508 gene encoding dof zinc finger protein DOF3.6-like isoform X1: MVFSSVPVYLDPPNWPQKIFDASGFTFLQQQNPQQVAGDGENSQFPPPLMPPPPPPGAGGTASIRPGSMAERARLSKLPQPEAALKCPRCESANTKFCYFNNYSLTQPRHFCKTCRRYWTRGGALRNVPVGGGCRRNKRSKGSRSKSPMTSDNQSSNSTSTSAVSANNSCSTDVMSHLPPPPPLSFFPPLHNLADFSNVDIGMSFGGIHPTVTTRAGAGSEIEFQIGNPLGAGPLNLSSRFADQWRLQQVQQLPFLGGLEHSAAAGVYHLEGEVIDQPLGYDGVTTDQLTSKTLEAHGGSVKLEENHQGLNLSRNFLSIPGNDQYWSTTANAWTDLSGSTSSASHFM; encoded by the exons ATGGTATTCTCTTCTGTTCCGGTTTATCTAGATCCTCCCAATTGGCCACAG AAAATATTTGATGCATCTGGCTTTACTTTCCTGCAGCAACAAAATCCGCAGCAAGTAGCTGGTGATGGTGAAAATTCTCAATTTCCACCACCTCTTATGCCGCCCCCACCTCCGCCTGGAGCTGGGGGCACGGCATCTATCCGACCTGGCTCGATGGCCGAACGAGCCAGGCTATCAAAGTTACCACAGCCTGAGGCAGCCCTCAAGTGCCCCCGCTGCGAATCTGCAAACACAAAATTTTGCTACTTCAACAATTACAGCCTGACGCAGCCCCGTCATTTCTGCAAGACTTGTCGGCGATACTGGACAAGAGGAGGGGCACTAAGGAACGTCCCAGTTGGAGGAGGATGCCGAAGAAACAAAAGAAGCAAAGGAAGCAGATCAAAGTCCCCAATGACTAGCGACAATCAAAGTAGCAATTCCACCTCAACTAGTGCAGTTTCTGCTAATAATAGCTGCTCCACTGATGTAATGAGTCATTTGCCACCTCCACCTCCGCtatctttctttcctcctcTGCATAATCTTGCTGATTTTTCGAATGTGGATATCGGTATGAGCTTTGGTGGAATCCATCCAACAGTTACGACCAGGGCCGGTGCTGGAAGCGAAATTGAGTTCCAGATTGGTAATCCTTTGGGTGCTGGGCCACTTAATTTGTCATCTCGATTCGCAGACCAGTGGAGACTGCAACAAGTGCAGCAGTTACCATTTCTGGGTGGATTGGAACATTCAGCTGCTGCTGGAGTGTATCATCTTGAAGGTGAAGTTATTGATCAGCCATTAGGATATGATGGCGTGACAACGGATCAGCTGACATCTAAAACATTGGAAGCTCATGGGGGTTCAGTCAAGCTGGAAGAAAATCACCAAGGGCTGAACTTGTCGAGAAATTTCTTGAGCATTCCTGGGAATGATCAATATTGGAGTACCACTGCCAATGCATGGACAGATCTCTCTGGTTCTACTTCTTCAGCTAGCCATTTCATGTGA
- the LOC113730504 gene encoding heat shock cognate 70 kDa protein isoform X1, translating into MAEKRKREAPAPAPAVGIDLGTTYSCVGVWQHGRVEIIANDQGNRTTPSFVAFTNTGRFIGDAAKNQVDMNPTNTVFGAKRLIGRKYIDPSVQSDMKHWPFKVIPGLGNKPMIVVTYKGEEKLLATEEISAMVLAKMKETAEAYLGSTVKDAVVTVPAYFNDSQRQATKDAGVIAGLNVLRIINEPTAASIAYGLDTKSESTGEKNVFIFDLGGGTFDVSILTIEEGIFEVKATAGDTHLGGEDFDNTMVNHFVQEFRRKNNMDISGNPRALWRLKTACERAKRILSFSTKTEIEIDSLFQGIDFYSTISRAKFEELNKDFFTKCMELVQKCLNDAKMDKSSINDVVLVGGSTRIPKVQQLLQDFFPGKDLCKSINPDEAVAYGAAVQAAVLAGGSQEKFQDFVLVDITPLSLSIELVGEIASVVVPKNTSIPTKLGKVFVTSKDNQTVVRFTVFEGESASTKDNNLLGSFNLSGIPPAPKGVEMFDVYFDIDANGILNVSAVHKTTGQKNHIIITNDRGRLSKEEIEKMVLVAEKYKFEEEMYKKKVEARNTLEIFAYRMKKTIMNEKITAKLPPADKKKIENAIELAIQWLDSHQLVEVDEFEDKMEELKRICKPIILKSYKGAGVINDDALPLGRSGSSRAAPKIEIVD; encoded by the exons ATGGCTGAAAAACGAAAACGCGAAGCACCGGCACCGGCACCGGCGGTGGGGATCGACCTAGGAACGACGTACTCGTGCGTGGGGGTTTGGCAACACGGTCGCGTTGAAATCATAGCGAATGATCAGGGCAACAGGACGACGCCGTCCTTTGTTGCTTTCACCAACACCGGCCGTTTTATAGGGGATGCCGCTAAGAATCAGGTTGACATGAACCCCACCAATACCGTTTTCG GTGCTAAGAGGTTAATTGGCAGGAAATACATTGATCCATCGGTGCAAAGTGATATGAAGCATTGGCCTTTTAAGGTCATTCCAGGTCTTGGAAACAAACCTATGATCGTAGTGACCTACAAGGGTGAGGAAAAGCTATTGGCAACTGAGGAGATTTCTGCTATGGTCCTTGCGAAGATGAAAGAGACTGCTGAGGCCTACCTCGGGTCAACCGTCAAGGATGCTGTTGTCACGGTCCCTGCCTATTTTAATGATTCGCAGCGTCAGGCAACCAAGGATGCTGGGGTCATTGCTGGCCTCAATGTGTTGCGTATCATTAATGAACCAACAGCTGCTTCCATTGCTTATGGTCTTGATACCAAGTCTGAAAGCACTGGCGAAAAGAACGTCTTTATTTTTGATCTCGGAGGTGGCACTTTTGATGTCTCTATTCTCACCATTGAAGAGGGCATTTTTGAAGTGAAAGCTACTGCTGGGGATACTCATCTTGGAGGAGAGGACTTCGATAATACAATGGTGAACCACTTCGTCCAAGAGTTTAGGAGAAAGAATAATATGGATATTAGTGGAAATCCTAGAGCTCTCTGGAGATTGAAGACAGCTTGTGAGAGGGCAAAGAGGATCCTTTCCTTCAGTACTAAGACAGAAATCGAGATTGATTCCTTGTTTCAAGGTATTGACTTTTACTCGACTATTAGTCGGGCCAAATTTGAGGAGCTGAACAAGGATTTCTTTACAAAATGCATGGAGCTAGTTCAAAAGTGTTTGAACGATGCCAAGATGGATAAAAGCAGCATCAATGATGTTGTCCTTGTGGGTGGTTCAACCAGGATTCCCAAGGTTCAGCAATTGTTACAAGATTTCTTCCCTGGAAAAGATCTCTGCAAAAGCATTAACCCAGATGAAGCCGTTGCCTATGGTGCAGCTGTCCAAGCAGCAGTCTTGGCTGGCGGGTCACAGGAGAAGTTTCAGGACTTTGTACTGGTGGACATTACCCCGTTATCCCTGAGTATAGAACTTGTTGGAGAAATTGCGAGTGTTGTTGTCCCTAAGAACACCTCCATTCCTACCAAATTGGGGAAAGTATTCGTGACATCAAAAGACAACCAAACTGTTGTTCGTTTTACGGTCTTCGAGGGTGAGAGTGCAAGTACAAAGGACAACAACTTGCTGGGCTCATTTAATCTCTCAGGAATTCCTCCAGCCCCTAAGGGAGTTGAAATGTTCGACGTTTACTTTGATATTGATGCCAATGGCATATTAAATGTCTCTGCTGTGCATAAAACTACCGGCCAGAAGAATCATATTATTATCACCAATGACAGGGGAAGAttgtcaaaagaagaaattgagaaAATGGTCCTGGTAGCTGAGAAGTACAAGTTTGAGGAGGAGATGTACAAAAAGAAGGTTGAGGCAAGGAATACCTTGGAGATCTTTGCCTACAGAATGAAAAAAACAATCATGAATGAAAAGATAACTGCTAAGCTGCCTCCAGCTGACAAAAAGAAGATTGAGAATGCAATTGAGCTGGCCATTCAATGGTTAGATAGTCACCAGCTTGTGGAGGTAGATGAATTTGAGGACAAGATGGAAGAGCTCAAGCGCATCTGCAAACCCATTATTCTCAAGAGTTACAAGGGTGCTGGCGTCATAAACGATGATGCTCTTCCTCTAGGCAGATCTGGTTCTAGTCGTGCTGCACCAAAAATTGAGATAGTTGATTGA